From Danio aesculapii chromosome 18, fDanAes4.1, whole genome shotgun sequence, a single genomic window includes:
- the LOC130245859 gene encoding ATP-sensitive inward rectifier potassium channel 1-like, producing MPRSLREWFKDYRLERRIRKNRLVTKDGHCNIEFGNVMHKNGFAYVLDFWTTLVETRWRFILLYFVASYCLNWFIFGLFWYWLARNNGDLFWQNPTPDHKPCTINVNDMTYAFLNALETQTGMGCGNLFVTDLCPGAVPLITTQMVIGLFISIFWCGIVITKITLPKKRAKTITFSKSAVICPKKGTLCLQIRVANLRKTLMIGSQIYGKLLRTTVTGGETVILDQVSIDFMLDAGKDNLFFMCPLTLYHIIDKSSPFFDMAVDTMHQQDFELVVFLDGMDESTSSSCQVRTSYIPQEIMWGYDFLPIISRSKERRYRVDFSNIAKVVPVPTAHCSRCYHNEPGNHLHLESIDNKSFEVFDLQLPNGTNM from the coding sequence ATGCCTCGCTCCTTAAGAGAGTGGTTCAAAGATTACAGGTTAGAGCGACGCATTCGCAAAAACCGCCTGGTCACTAAAGATGGTCACTGCAACATCGAGTTCGGCAATGTAATGCACAAAAATGGCTTCGCCTATGTCCTTGACTTCTGGACCACCTTGGTGGAGACGCGATGGCGGTTCATCCTTTTGTATTTTGTGGCATCCTACTGCCTTAACTGGTTCATCTTCGGACTCTTCTGGTACTGGTTGGCCAGAAATAATGGCGACTTGTTTTGGCAAAATCCAACACCAGATCATAAACCATGCACTATCAATGTTAATGATATGACTTATGCTTTCCTCAATGCATTGGAGACCCAAACCGGAATGGGGTGTGGCAATCTGTTTGTCACTGATCTATGTCCTGGAGCCGTGCCTCTGATTACAACCCAGATGGTCATAGGACTCTTTATCAGTATATTCTGGTGTGGTATAGTTATAACCAAAATCACCCTTCCAAAAAAGAGAGCCAAAACCATCACCTTCAGCAAATCTGCTGTCATCTGCCCCAAAAAAGGCACTCTTTGCCTTCAAATCCGTGTCGCCAACCTGCGCAAGACCTTAATGATCGGCAGTCAGATTTACGGGAAGCTTCTGAGGACAACAGTCACTGGAGGTGAGACCGTCATCCTGGACCAGGTCAGCATTGACTTCATGCTGGACGCTGGTAAGGACAATCTATTTTTCATGTGTCCTTTAACCCTGTACCACATCATTGACAAAAGCAGCCCATTTTTCGACATGGCTGTGGACACTATGCATCAGCAGGACTTTGAGCTTGTGGTTTTCCTCGACGGCATGGATGAATCCACCAGCTCCTCCTGCCAGGTCAGGACTTCATACATCCCTCAGGAGATCATGTGGGGCTATGACTTTCTCCCGATCATCTCCCGCAGCAAAGAAAGAAGATACCGAGTGGACTTTTCCAACATTGCTAAAGTGGTGCCTGTTCCTACCGCACATTGCTCCCGCTGTTACCACAATGAGCCCGGAAACCATCTCCATCTCGAGAGCATTGACAACAAGAGTTTTGAGGTGTTTGACTTGCAGCTTCCCAACGGCACCAACATGTAA
- the LOC130245841 gene encoding ATP-sensitive inward rectifier potassium channel 1-like — MPRSLREWFKDYRLERRIRTNRLVTKDGHCNIEFDNVMHRNRFAYVLDFWTTLVETRWRFILLYFVASYTLSWFIFGLIWYWLAKSNGDLLWQNPTPDHTPCVYSVYDMTYAFLFSLETQATVIYGNVYLTDQCPAGVALIIIQMIIGILIGIFWCGIVITKITLPKKRAKTITFSESAVICPKKGTLCLQIRVANLRKTLMIGSQIYGKLLRTTVTGGETVILDQVSIDFMVDAGKDNLFFVCPLTLYHIIDKSSPFFDMAVDTIHQQDFELVVFLDGMAETTSSSCQVRTSYIPQEIMWGYDFLPIISRSNEGRYQVDFSNFAKVVPVPTAHCSHCYHNEPGNHLHLKGIEVTDMELPNGTNM, encoded by the coding sequence ATGCCTCGCTCCTTAAGAGAGTGGTTCAAAGATTACAGGTTAGAGCGACGCATTCGCACAAACCGCCTGGTCACCAAAGATGGCCACTGCAACATCGAGTTCGACAATGTGATGCACAGAAACCGATTCGCCTATGTCCTCGACTTCTGGACCACCTTGGTGGAGACCCGATGGCGGTTCATCCTTTTGTATTTTGTGGCGTCCTACACCCTTAGCTGGTTCATCTTCGGACTCATCTGGTACTGGTTAGCAAAAAGCAATGGTGACTTGTTGTGGCAGAATCCAACACCGGATCATACACCATGCGTTTACAGTGTTTATGATATGACGTATGCCTTCCTCTTCTCATTAGAGACACAAGCCACAGTTATTTATGGCAATGTATATCTCACTGATCAATGTCCTGCAGGTGTGGCTCTGATTATAATCCAGATGATCATAGGAATCTTAATCGGTATATTCTGGTGTGGTATAGTTATAACCAAAATCACCCTTCCAAAAAAGAGAGCCAAAACCATCACCTTCAGCGAATCCGCTGTCATCTGCCCCAAAAAAGGCACTCTTTGCCTTCAAATCCGTGTCGCCAACCTGCGCAAGACCTTAATGATCGGCAGTCAGATTTACGGGAAGCTTCTGAGGACAACAGTCACTGGAGGTGAGACCGTCATCCTGGACCAGGTCAGCATTGACTTCATGGTGGATGCTGGGAAGGACAATCTGTTTTTCGTGTGTCCTTTAACTCTGTACCACATCATTGACAAAAGCAGCCCATTTTTCGACATGGCTGTGGACACTATACATCAGCAGGACTTTGAGCTTGTGGTTTTCCTCGACGGCATGGCCGAAACCACCAGCTCCTCCTGCCAGGTCAGGACTTCATACATCCCTCAGGAGATCATGTGGGGCTATGACTTTCTCCCGATCATCTCCCGCAGCAATGAGGGAAGATACCAAGTGGACTTTTCCAACTTTGCTAAAGTGGTGCCTGTTCCTACTGCACATTGCTCCCACTGCTACCACAATGAGCCTGGAAACCATCTCCATCTCAAGGGCATTGAGGTGACTGACATGGAGCTTCCCAACGGCACCAACATGTAA
- the LOC130245845 gene encoding ATP-sensitive inward rectifier potassium channel 1-like, whose product MPRSLRDWFKDYRLERRSHKKRVVTKDGRCNIKFGNVMHRNRFTYVLDFWTTFVETRWRFILFYFVASYTLSWFIFGLLWYWLARSNGDLLWQNPTPDHTPCAYSLNDMTYAFLYSLETQGTVGYGNVYVTDQCPGGVALIIIQMIIGLFIRIFWGGIVITKMTLPKKRAKTITFSKFAVICPKKGTLCLQIRVANLRKTLMIGSQIYGKLLRTTVTGGETNILDQVSIEFMVDAGKDNLFFVCPLTLYHIIDKSSPFFDMAVDTIHQQDFELVVFLDGMAETTSSSCQVRTSYIPQEIMWGYDFLPIISRSKEGKYRVDFSNFAKVVPVPTAHCSHCYHNEPGNHLHLKGIDNKSFEVTDMELPNGTNM is encoded by the coding sequence ATGCCTCGCTCCTTAAGAGATTGGTTCAAAGATTACAGGTTAGAGCGACGCAGTCACAAAAAACGAGTGGTCACCAAAGATGGCCGCTGTAACATCAAGTTCGGCAATGTGATGCACAGAAACCGATTCACCTATGTCCTCGACTTCTGGACTACCTTCGTGGAGACCCGATGGCGGTTCATCCTCTTCTATTTTGTGGCGTCCTACACTCTTAGCTGGTTCATCTTTGGACTCTTGTGGTACTGGTTAGCAAGAAGCAATGGTGACCTGTTGTGGCAGAATCCAACACCGGATCATACACCTTGTGCTTACAGCCTTAATGATATGACTTATGCCTTCCTCTACTCGTTGGAGACCCAAGGCACAGTTGGGTATGGCAATGTGTATGTCACTGATCAATGTCCTGGAGGTGTGGCTCTGATTATAATCCAGATGATCATAGGACTCTTTATCCGTATCTTCTGGGGTGGTATAGTTATAACCAAAATGACCCTTCCAAAAAAGAGAGCCAAAACCATCACCTTCAGCAAATTCGCTGTCATCTGCCCTAAAAAAGGCACTCTTTGCCTTCAAATCCGTGTCGCCAACCTGCGTAAGACCTTAATGATCGGCAGTCAGATTTATGGGAAGCTTCTGAGGACAACAGTCACTGGAGGTGAGACCAATATCCTGGACCAGGTCAGCATTGAATTCATGGTGGATGCTGGGAAGGACAATCTGTTTTTCGTGTGTCCTTTAACCCTGTACCACATCATTGACAAAAGCAGCCCATTTTTCGACATGGCTGTGGACACTATACATCAGCAGGACTTTGAGCTTGTGGTTTTCCTGGATGGCATGGCCGAAACCACCAGCTCCTCCTGCCAGGTCAGGACTTCGTACATCCCTCAAGAGATCATGTGGGGCTATGACTTTCTCCCGATCATCTCCCGCAGCAAAGAGGGAAAATACAGAGTGGACTTTTCCAACTTTGCTAAAGTGGTGCCTGTTCCTACCGCACATTGCTCCCACTGCTACCACAATGAGCCTGGAAACCATCTCCATCTCAAGGGCATTGACAACAAGAGTTTTGAGGTGACTGACATGGAGCTTCCCAACGGCACCAACATGTAA